Genomic segment of Xanthomonas sp. DAR 35659:
TGGGCCATCCCGGCGACCTGCGCTACGCCGCCGACCTGATCGCCTTCATCCGTGCCGAGCATGGCGACGCCTTCCATCTGGAGGTCGGCGCCTATCCGGAGACGCACCCGCAGGCCAGCGACGCGCTGAGCGACCTGCGCCACTTCAAGGCCAAGGTCGACGCCGGCGCCGACGGCGCGATCACCCAGTACTTCTACAACGCCGACGCGTATTTCCATTTCGTCGATGCGGTGCGCAAGCTCGGCGTGCAGATCCCGATCGTGCCGGGGATCATGCCGATCTCCAACTTCAGCCAGCTGCGGCGGTTCTCCGAACAGTGCGGCGCGGAGATTCCGCGCTGGATCGGCAAGCACATGCAGGCCCTGGGCGACGATGCCGACGCGATCCGCGAATTCGGCGCCGACCTGGTCGCGGCCCTGTGCGAGCGCCTGCTGGCCGGCGGCGCGCCGTCGCTGCACTTCTACACGCTCAACCTGGCCAAGCCCACGGTCAGCGTGCTGTCGCGCCTGGCGTGAGCATCGTGGCACCCGTTGCGCACGCAATGGGGCGGCAACGGTAGCCGACGCACAGGCAAACGCCTGATCGCCCAATGGGTCGGGACAGAGAAGTCCCTCCCACCGGAGTTCGTACATCGCCCCGCTTTCCTGTAGGAGCGGCTTCAGCCGCGACAAGCGAAGCAGGGCATCGTCACTGCCGGACATCGGTCTGGTGCAAGCCGCTCGCTCACAGCACATGGCCGCCCATCTCGCCGCTCCACTGTAGGAGCGGCTTCAGCCGCGACGAACGAAGTGGGAAGCCATCACCGCCAGGCGCGGATCAGCACCAGGCGCCCCCCACAAGATTCTGCCACCTCACTTCGCCCCCTGCGCAGCGATTCCGATCGCGACAAGCCCCTGCCTTCACCCGGTCCGGCGAAAACGCCGAAGCTCCCCCATCCTGCAACCCAGCCGCGCGAGGCCGCCCACCGAGCATTCCGAATGCTTCCCAGCCAAGGTCCCTGCGACTAGGCTGACGCCATGCAGATACCGCCGTCGATCCTCCTGCTGCTGTGCCTGTGTGCCGCGCCCGCAGCCGCGCAGAAGATCAACCGGTGCACCGGCGCCGACGGCTCCACCGTGTTCAGCGACCGCCGTTGCGAGGACCTCGGCGCGATCGATCGGCTGCCGCCGCGCGCCGCGCCCAGCGCCGGCAGCGAGGGCGCGAGCGGCCTGTACCGGCCGCAGTGCGTGCGTCGTCTCAGCGAACTGGCGCAGCAGATCCGCGGCGCGGTGGACGCACGCGACGTCAATCGCCTGTCCACGCTGTACTGGTGGAACGGCGTCTCGGACGAGGCGGCCCGGCGCATCCTCGACCGCCTCGACGCCATCACCCAGCGGCCGCTGGTCGCGATCGTGCCGGTCGTCCCGGAGCCGGCGGCCTGGCCACCGCCCATGCCCGATGCACTGGCCCAGACCCACCCAGGCACGTCCGACACAGCGCCTGCACGGACGCCAGCCGACCCCGGCGCTAGCGACGCGCCACCACGTGCGCGCGCGACCGGGCTGCGACTGGAGCAGACCCTCGGCGGCAGCGCGACGCCGACCTCGACCGTGCTGAGTCTGCGCCGGCAATACAACTGCTTCTGGATCAGCTTCTAGCGCACGGCAAACAGACGGTCCGAGGCCCGCCATCGTCGCGACCGCCCCATGAAGTCGGTGCAACCCGGATCATCTCCAAACGTCCGAAAATCCGGCGGATGGCCAGCGACCGCTCGCCGCATGTCAGCGGCACACGATGCGCGCGCCTGCAATCAAGATCCGCTTCGATGCTGCCCGATCCACGGTGGTGGCCCACGCCACCACACAGCCCGCTAGACAGCGCCCACGTCCTCGGGCCACAGCCCACGGATCGCGGCGATGCCCTGACCGCCGTGGCGGCGCGCTTCGGCGACCTGCGACGGCAGCAGGCCGCCGATCGGATACAGCGGCAGCGCTACGTTCTCGCGCAGGCGTTCGAAGGCGTCCCAGCCCATGCCCACCGCGCCCGGATGGCTGGCGGTGGCCGCCAGCGGACCGACCACCGCGAAGTCGCAACCGAGCCGCTGCGCCGCCTGCAATTCCTCCACGCTGTGGCATGACGCACCGATGCACACCCCCGGCGGCAACGGGCGCGCGTCGAACTGCGGCAACTGCTCCGCCCCCAGGTGCACGCCGACGCCAAGTTCCTGCGCCAGGCTCACGTCGCGATTGACCAGCACCTGCACGCCGCGCGCCACGCACAGCGCCGCGGCGGCCTGCGCCAGCGGCCGCCATTGCGCCGCCGACAGGCTGCGCGCGCGCAACTGCACGCGGCGCACTCCACCGTGCAGCGCCCGCTCCAGCGCCGCCAGCCAGCGCTCGGGCGCAGTCGGCTCCGGCGTCACCAGGTAGCGATCGGGTTGCCGCAGCATCGCCACCACCGGCTGGTCGGCCGGCGGCATCGCGTAACGCTCCAGCTTGTCCGGCGCCACCCAGGTCAGCGCCTGACCCTCGCGGCCGCGCGCGGTGCCCTTCCACGCCAGCACCTGGCGCATTTCCAGGCGCAGCCGCTTGTCCGGGTAACGCTGCGGCACCTCCATCAGCTGCGCGCCGACCGTCGCCTCGATGCCAAGTTCCTCCTGCAGCTCGCGCACCAGCGCCTGCTCCGAGGTCTCGCCCGGCTCGCGCTTGCCGCCCGGGAATTCCCACAGCCCGGCCAGATCGCGCCCCTCGGTGCGCCGGGCCAACAGAATGCGGCCGCGGGCATCGGTGATGACCCCGGCGACGACGTGGATGGATCTGAGCGGTTCGGACATGGCGCAAGCTTGCCGTCTCCGGCGGTGCCAGCGCAATCAGCCAGAGTCACATCGCCGCCGAGCGGCGCGCAACGGCGGCGAACCGAGTGAATGCGAGCGGCGCCAAGCCGGGCGGAAACGCGGCGGCCATCGCTACAGCCGCTCCTGACAGCAGCCACTCAGC
This window contains:
- a CDS encoding Nudix family hydrolase — its product is MSEPLRSIHVVAGVITDARGRILLARRTEGRDLAGLWEFPGGKREPGETSEQALVRELQEELGIEATVGAQLMEVPQRYPDKRLRLEMRQVLAWKGTARGREGQALTWVAPDKLERYAMPPADQPVVAMLRQPDRYLVTPEPTAPERWLAALERALHGGVRRVQLRARSLSAAQWRPLAQAAAALCVARGVQVLVNRDVSLAQELGVGVHLGAEQLPQFDARPLPPGVCIGASCHSVEELQAAQRLGCDFAVVGPLAATASHPGAVGMGWDAFERLRENVALPLYPIGGLLPSQVAEARRHGGQGIAAIRGLWPEDVGAV
- the metF gene encoding methylenetetrahydrofolate reductase [NAD(P)H] — translated: MTAISFEFYPPKTDEQRAQLDRTAARLAAYAPDYVSCTFGAGGSTLSYTSETVRHLKQQHGFEAAPHLSCVGGSREEIRELLKLYRAIGCRRLVALRGDLPSGMGHPGDLRYAADLIAFIRAEHGDAFHLEVGAYPETHPQASDALSDLRHFKAKVDAGADGAITQYFYNADAYFHFVDAVRKLGVQIPIVPGIMPISNFSQLRRFSEQCGAEIPRWIGKHMQALGDDADAIREFGADLVAALCERLLAGGAPSLHFYTLNLAKPTVSVLSRLA
- a CDS encoding DUF4124 domain-containing protein — protein: MQIPPSILLLLCLCAAPAAAQKINRCTGADGSTVFSDRRCEDLGAIDRLPPRAAPSAGSEGASGLYRPQCVRRLSELAQQIRGAVDARDVNRLSTLYWWNGVSDEAARRILDRLDAITQRPLVAIVPVVPEPAAWPPPMPDALAQTHPGTSDTAPARTPADPGASDAPPRARATGLRLEQTLGGSATPTSTVLSLRRQYNCFWISF